A genomic window from Prunus persica cultivar Lovell chromosome G2, Prunus_persica_NCBIv2, whole genome shotgun sequence includes:
- the LOC18785844 gene encoding uncharacterized protein LOC18785844, producing the protein MVKSGVAVFFLLLGLALTQCMATDDAKSPSPPTPAHPGFSWWHPDPKLIKCMGDYRAAAGTCYREELLCSSFVFSLALTQSFAASDAKAPAPPSPSKGSPWWHPDPSKLQKCTGAYRTAPGTCYREIFVSFWIRKVAIGEDCCKDIVEADDDCASTVFSQFNNHFFQMLKQHCSNKEGHASTIATKGNTGTTSTESNTITTKVIRFLVES; encoded by the exons ATGGTGAAGAGTGGAGTTGCtgtgtttttccttcttttgggTTTAGCTTTGACACAATGCATGGCTACTGATGATGCCAAATCTCCATCACCACCCACCCCAGCCCACCCAGGGTTTTCATGGTGGCACCCTGACCCTAAGCTTATAAAGTGCATGGGAGATTACCGTGCTGCTGCTGGAACTTGTTACCGTGAG GAGCTCTTGTGctcttcttttgtcttttctttagCTTTGACACAAAGTTTTGCTGCTTCTGATGCCAAAGCTCCTGCACCACCCTCGCCATCCAAAGGTTCCCCATGGTGGCACCCTGACCCTAGCAAGCTTCAAAAGTGCACTGGAGCTTACCGCACTGCTCCGGGAACGTGCTACCGTGAGATTTTCGTATCTTTTTGGATACGAAAGGTTGCCATTGGGGAAGATTGCTGTAAGGACATTGTAGAAGCTGATGATGATTGTGCCTCTACTGTGTTCAGCCAGTTCAACAACCACTTCTTCCAGATGTTGAAGCAACATTGCTCGAACAAGGAAGGCCACGCCAGCACCATCGCCACCAAAGGCAACACCGGCACCACCTCCACCGAAAGCaacaccatcaccaccaaAGTCATAAGATTTCTAGTCGAGTCTTAG
- the LOC18784823 gene encoding auxin-responsive protein SAUR32, with amino-acid sequence MGSGEKSLRNFHLHLPHLHLHHHHHSHHGGKKQGIRDVPKGCLAIKVGQGEEQQRFVVPVIYFNHPLFIQLLKEAEEEYGFDQKGTITIPCHVEEFRYVQGMIDREKSLHHPHHHHHHHVVGCFRV; translated from the coding sequence ATGGGCAGTGGAGAGAAGAGCCTAAGAAATTTCCATCTGCACCTGCCTCACCTTCACCTTCACCATCATCACCATAGTCATCATGGTGGGAAGAAACAAGGGATCAGAGATGTTCCAAAAGGGTGCTTGGCAATCAAGGTGGGCCAGGGTGAAGAGCAGCAGAGATTTGTGGTGCCTGTGATTTACTTCAATCACCCACTGTTCATTCAGCTCTTGAAGGAGGCTGAGGAAGAGTATGGCTTTGATCAGAAGGGCACCATCACCATCCCTTGCCACGTGGAGGAGTTTAGGTACGTCCAAGGCATGATTGACAGGGAGAAGTCCCTCCACcaccctcaccaccaccaccaccatcatgTTGTTGGGTGCTTTAGGGTTTGA